Proteins encoded in a region of the Deltaproteobacteria bacterium genome:
- a CDS encoding PTS sugar transporter subunit IIA has product MKISEILNKDLLIPDLQSKDKRGVLEELAGVLVAQGKLRDLKKVVEVLLEREKLGSTGIGDGIAIPHGKIRDLDGVVASFGRSRQGVDFESIDQKPTHLFFLLVAPENSAGTHLKALARISRLLKDPNFRKRLMEAETREQLYQIISEEDAQY; this is encoded by the coding sequence ATGAAGATTTCTGAGATCTTGAACAAAGACTTGCTCATTCCTGATCTCCAGTCAAAGGATAAAAGAGGGGTCTTGGAAGAACTGGCAGGTGTACTTGTTGCTCAGGGGAAACTCCGCGATCTCAAGAAGGTTGTGGAGGTCCTTCTGGAGCGGGAGAAACTGGGGAGTACCGGTATAGGTGACGGTATTGCCATCCCCCATGGGAAGATCAGGGATCTCGACGGGGTGGTCGCCTCCTTCGGCAGGAGCCGCCAGGGGGTGGATTTCGAATCCATCGACCAGAAGCCGACCCATCTGTTCTTTCTTCTGGTGGCACCGGAGAACTCTGCAGGAACCCACCTGAAGGCGTTGGCGAGGATCTCGAGGCTCCTCAAAGACCCCAACTTCAGGAAGCGGCTCATGGAGGCGGAGACCAGAGAGCAACTCTATCAGATCATTTCCGAAGAAGATGCCCAGTACTGA
- the raiA gene encoding ribosome-associated translation inhibitor RaiA: MQVVVTFRHFEANDAVRSYAKEKILKLKKYLERPVEARVVLSMEKFRAMAEATITGDGYTINGAEKTDDMYSAIDKLVGKLERQILKRRGKTKPRRSNSNAQGHRYRMNILSPEGVTAGAEKRVIRSDEHSAKPMSLDEAILRLNAGEDDFFVFTDLDSGLMNVVYRRKDGNYGLIESEVR; this comes from the coding sequence ATGCAGGTAGTTGTGACCTTCAGGCATTTCGAGGCCAATGATGCGGTCAGGAGTTATGCCAAGGAGAAGATTCTCAAGCTTAAGAAGTACCTGGAACGGCCTGTCGAGGCCCGGGTCGTCTTGTCGATGGAGAAATTCAGGGCAATGGCCGAAGCCACTATTACGGGTGACGGTTACACGATCAATGGAGCGGAGAAGACCGACGATATGTATTCGGCCATCGACAAGCTCGTCGGAAAACTGGAAAGACAGATATTGAAGCGCCGAGGCAAGACCAAGCCCAGAAGGTCGAATTCCAATGCCCAGGGCCATCGGTACCGGATGAATATCTTGTCCCCTGAAGGTGTTACGGCCGGGGCAGAGAAACGGGTGATAAGAAGCGATGAACACTCGGCAAAACCCATGTCCCTTGACGAAGCGATTCTTCGCCTCAATGCAGGGGAGGACGACTTCTTTGTCTTTACAGATCTTGATTCGGGGTTGATGAACGTCGTGTACCGGAGAAAGGACGGGAATTACGGGCTCATTGAGTCTGAGGTTCGATAG